The Paenibacillus sp. FSL R7-0204 genome includes a region encoding these proteins:
- a CDS encoding class I SAM-dependent methyltransferase, whose translation MSYNPEIPRTRYDNYGDREWTRLEKDGPGELLYQVHLDILQRYTKATDTVLEIGAGSGRYTKDLVTMCSELTVADLSGHQIEFNKSKMQELSLADRIKAYHVLDVLDMSVFEEGTFDTVVCIGGVINYLLDRETDGIRELLRVLKPGGILILGSMSFIGASMYYLDGIRYEKDLFGIEATKWIMNTGIQDEEHYPVPSKHYVHMMRSSELDALFAQFPVNILERSSAGLYTQAGDAALENARGDQEFWKLIVEHEIAFTKLPGTLDCGMNLIYVVRKL comes from the coding sequence ATGAGTTACAACCCCGAAATCCCGAGAACCCGGTACGACAACTATGGCGACCGTGAATGGACACGGCTGGAGAAGGATGGGCCAGGCGAGCTTTTGTATCAGGTGCATCTGGATATTCTTCAGCGTTACACTAAGGCTACAGATACCGTGCTGGAGATTGGCGCAGGTTCAGGCAGGTACACCAAGGACCTCGTGACCATGTGTTCTGAGTTGACCGTTGCTGACCTGTCGGGCCATCAGATTGAATTCAACAAGTCCAAAATGCAAGAGCTGTCCCTGGCGGACAGAATCAAGGCATACCATGTACTAGATGTGCTGGATATGAGCGTGTTTGAAGAGGGTACGTTCGACACTGTGGTATGTATCGGCGGTGTCATAAACTATCTCTTGGACAGAGAGACGGATGGCATCCGGGAGCTCCTGAGAGTACTGAAGCCGGGCGGGATATTGATCCTGGGATCGATGAGCTTCATCGGCGCTTCCATGTATTATCTGGATGGCATCCGCTATGAGAAAGACCTGTTCGGCATTGAGGCTACCAAGTGGATCATGAACACAGGGATTCAAGATGAAGAGCATTATCCCGTTCCCAGCAAGCATTACGTCCATATGATGAGAAGTTCTGAATTAGATGCTTTATTTGCCCAGTTTCCGGTTAATATTCTGGAGAGAAGCTCTGCCGGACTATATACGCAAGCTGGAGACGCTGCCTTGGAGAATGCCCGGGGTGACCAGGAATTCTGGAAGCTGATTGTCGAACATGAAATTGCTTTCACCAAATTACCCGGCACACTAGATTGTGGAATGAATCTCATCTATGTGGTGCGCAAGTTATGA